The proteins below are encoded in one region of Desulfonatronum thioautotrophicum:
- a CDS encoding Slp family lipoprotein, which produces MRTIQWTASKRGVSVLLLLIVFIVGGLPGCAPVISPELMGQADQALSFAELRHNPHAHKGRIVVLGGVIIQAHVVDQGTLLEIYQTRTNRRGEPIDLDRSQGRFLAFSKEFLDPAIYRQGRRITIAGRVEGDMTGDIGDVAYRYPHLAILERRLWPELPQPSFEPCPWYFSDPRDPWNRWHCPYPHPFLRPYSRW; this is translated from the coding sequence ATGCGGACGATTCAATGGACGGCTTCCAAAAGAGGGGTCTCTGTACTGCTGTTGCTTATCGTCTTTATTGTTGGTGGGCTTCCCGGGTGTGCGCCTGTCATTTCTCCCGAGCTCATGGGACAGGCTGATCAAGCGTTGTCGTTTGCCGAACTCCGCCACAATCCGCATGCCCATAAAGGGAGAATCGTTGTGCTTGGTGGGGTAATTATCCAGGCGCATGTCGTGGATCAAGGCACCCTGCTTGAGATTTATCAAACAAGGACCAACCGCCGGGGCGAGCCCATAGACCTGGATCGTTCTCAAGGCCGCTTTCTGGCCTTTTCCAAGGAATTTCTCGATCCGGCAATTTATCGGCAAGGCAGACGGATCACCATTGCCGGGAGGGTAGAGGGGGATATGACTGGGGATATCGGCGATGTTGCGTATCGTTATCCACACCTGGCGATCCTGGAACGCCGTCTGTGGCCGGAGTTGCCCCAACCATCCTTTGAGCCATGTCCCTGGTATTTTTCAGACCCACGGGACCCCTGGAACCGGTGGCATTGCCCCTATCCACATCCCTTTCTTAGGCCCTATTCCAGGTGGTAG
- a CDS encoding hybrid sensor histidine kinase/response regulator: MHDAFAQHIDIKVDTQTDTQAVNIHFQDIFANAPIGIFISTPEGRYLQVNSEYARIFGYDDPDQMVTHVSDIGAQLFVRPMDREVFKQEMHLRKRLRNFKLRLKRRDNRPFWASVNAMIKATRDEGIIYEGFLTDISDHKLAEEALRRSEQYNRVLFNESPVGLAVCRMDGTLVDVNPAYARITGMTVQEALQKTYWQITPREYSELEHHQLRLLEENGRCGPFEKEYVHKAGHRVPVRLHGLIIELEGAPHILSAVEDISELKKVEHDLKEKNTLLEGILDNVPDILSVKRPDLSIVRYNMAGLDFLGMSPEHVRERKCYELLGRQTTCQPCATLEAIESKQLVSKEIFIPELQKHLNCRVNPIIDDTGEVAYTIELLQDISQQKQVEAALRQSEERFHSLFDSMTELVVMHELVFNDHGDVENYVLTECNKAFSSTTGISRENAVGKLGSEVYGTPTAPYLTEYSQVALSGTPFTFTTFFEPMGKYFEITALSPRKNHFATIASDVTAQKQAAKERETLQAQLLQAQKMESLGILAGGVAHDFNNLLQAMSGNIELLARGKSANHPDTKRLKTVTRAMDRAAQLVQQLLFFSRKSESRRVPIDLNQEVRHAVQILERIIPRMITLEVRLEPLAWALRADPVQIEQVLLNLANNAVDAMPDGGRLTLETMNVILDEHFVRTHPEAAEGRQICLRVTDTGKGMEKETLRHVFDPFFTTKEVGRGTGLGLASVYGIVKSHGGSILCSSEPDQGTTFQLFFPATNDDVNDVPEQRIHTAAQGGQEQILVVDDEPEIRDLTREVLEMLGYSVHCVSSGEEALQAYQERPGHFDLVLLDLNMPGMGGQKCLQELLRLDPSARVVIASGYAAKRLEGDPLSAKAKGVLGKPYQLKDLAAMVRNVLDQH; encoded by the coding sequence ATGCATGACGCTTTCGCGCAACATATAGACATCAAGGTCGACACCCAGACCGACACCCAGGCCGTTAACATCCATTTCCAGGATATTTTCGCAAACGCACCCATCGGCATATTCATTTCCACCCCTGAGGGTCGCTACCTGCAGGTCAACTCGGAATATGCCCGAATATTCGGATATGATGATCCTGATCAAATGGTAACCCATGTTTCGGATATTGGAGCACAACTCTTTGTCCGTCCTATGGATCGGGAAGTCTTCAAGCAGGAGATGCATCTCCGCAAAAGATTGCGTAACTTCAAATTGCGGCTCAAGCGCCGTGACAATCGACCATTCTGGGCCTCCGTGAACGCCATGATCAAAGCTACCAGGGATGAAGGTATCATCTACGAGGGATTTCTCACGGATATCAGCGATCACAAACTCGCCGAGGAAGCGCTGCGACGCAGTGAACAGTACAACCGCGTTCTGTTCAACGAGTCGCCCGTTGGTCTGGCCGTATGCCGCATGGATGGGACCCTGGTGGATGTAAATCCGGCATATGCCCGCATCACAGGCATGACAGTGCAAGAGGCCTTGCAGAAGACCTATTGGCAGATCACACCCAGGGAATACTCGGAACTGGAGCACCATCAACTGCGTTTACTTGAGGAAAATGGCCGCTGTGGACCTTTTGAAAAAGAATACGTTCACAAGGCCGGACACAGGGTTCCGGTTCGACTTCACGGGCTGATAATTGAGCTGGAAGGTGCTCCACATATCCTGTCGGCGGTGGAAGACATCTCGGAACTGAAAAAGGTTGAGCACGACCTCAAAGAAAAAAACACGTTGCTGGAAGGCATTCTGGACAATGTTCCGGATATTCTGAGCGTCAAACGGCCCGACCTGAGCATTGTTCGGTATAATATGGCCGGTTTAGACTTCCTGGGGATGTCCCCGGAGCACGTCCGGGAGCGGAAATGTTACGAGCTTCTGGGCCGCCAAACCACCTGTCAACCGTGCGCAACCTTGGAAGCCATTGAGTCAAAGCAGCTGGTGAGCAAGGAAATCTTCATACCGGAATTGCAGAAGCACCTGAACTGCCGAGTCAACCCGATCATTGATGACACTGGGGAGGTCGCTTACACCATCGAGCTGCTCCAGGACATTTCTCAACAAAAACAGGTCGAAGCGGCGTTGCGGCAAAGCGAAGAACGCTTCCATTCCCTGTTTGACTCCATGACCGAGCTGGTAGTGATGCATGAGCTGGTATTCAATGACCACGGTGACGTGGAAAACTATGTGCTAACCGAGTGCAATAAAGCATTTTCATCAACAACTGGGATTTCCAGAGAAAACGCCGTCGGAAAACTGGGCTCGGAAGTCTACGGTACGCCCACTGCACCATATCTCACGGAGTATTCGCAGGTGGCTCTGAGCGGCACACCCTTCACCTTCACGACCTTTTTTGAGCCCATGGGCAAATATTTCGAAATAACCGCACTGAGTCCGCGAAAAAACCATTTCGCCACGATAGCCAGTGACGTCACCGCTCAAAAACAGGCCGCAAAGGAACGAGAAACATTGCAGGCCCAGTTGCTTCAGGCCCAGAAAATGGAGTCTCTGGGGATTCTGGCAGGAGGCGTGGCCCACGACTTCAACAATCTGCTCCAGGCCATGAGCGGGAATATCGAACTGCTTGCCAGGGGCAAATCCGCGAACCATCCTGACACAAAACGTCTGAAAACCGTGACCCGAGCCATGGATCGGGCCGCGCAACTGGTACAGCAGCTCCTGTTCTTCAGCCGTAAATCCGAATCCCGCCGGGTGCCGATCGACCTGAACCAGGAAGTCCGACATGCTGTCCAGATTCTGGAACGGATCATCCCCAGGATGATCACCCTGGAAGTACGCCTTGAGCCCTTGGCATGGGCACTGCGGGCTGATCCGGTGCAAATCGAGCAGGTGCTACTCAACCTGGCCAATAATGCCGTGGACGCCATGCCTGATGGAGGTCGTCTTACTCTGGAAACCATGAACGTGATCCTGGACGAGCATTTTGTCCGGACACATCCGGAGGCTGCCGAAGGGCGTCAGATCTGCCTGCGGGTTACGGATACCGGCAAAGGCATGGAAAAAGAGACGTTACGTCATGTCTTCGACCCGTTCTTTACCACCAAGGAGGTGGGCCGAGGCACGGGGCTGGGTTTGGCATCCGTCTACGGAATCGTCAAAAGCCACGGGGGGAGTATTCTGTGTTCCAGCGAACCGGACCAGGGAACCACATTTCAGCTTTTTTTCCCCGCGACAAATGATGATGTCAATGATGTTCCGGAACAACGCATTCATACTGCCGCGCAGGGTGGACAGGAACAGATTCTGGTGGTGGACGACGAACCGGAGATCCGTGATTTAACCCGGGAGGTTTTGGAGATGCTTGGGTACTCCGTCCATTGCGTTTCCAGCGGGGAGGAGGCCCTCCAGGCCTATCAAGAACGCCCAGGGCATTTTGATCTGGTTTTGCTGGACCTGAATATGCCCGGCATGGGCGGTCAAAAATGTCTTCAGGAATTGCTCCGACTCGACCCAAGTGCCCGCGTTGTCATTGCCAGCGGCTATGCGGCAAAGCGGCTTGAAGGCGATCCCCTTTCCGCCAAAGCCAAGGGAGTGCTCGGCAAGCCATATCAACTGAAGGACCTGGCGGCCATGGTCCGGAACGTATTGGATCAGCACTGA